Proteins from one Veillonellales bacterium genomic window:
- a CDS encoding flagellar hook-basal body complex protein — translation MMRSLFSAVSGLKNHQTRMDVIGNNIANVNTIGFKGSRVTFQDTLSQTLQGASGGSATTGGSNPMQIGLGMGVASVDTVFTPGSPQPTGNPTDLCLNGQGFFAIQNGRDTYYTRAGNFNFDTSGNFVVPGTGEHVMGYLGNVDTGVIDRSAIVPIKIPTSATVPAKATDALTIKANLSDKDAVGTREFATTKEVYDAKGNAYSVDTVFAKPMITSAVQFNGATLDNTSTTPSSQQIYVGDKNGVLHALTIEVTPNPAASPQTWDVAVKENGATLTTLTGQTLAQMNSTGLGIKAGDLDFTLTYPGAGVGSYKAGTVAYTDAEPIKTTSVSDSTTLDDTLSSTHNETIKVLDDRGVTRNLNVTIATATGPTWNITVKDEKGATITTLNSQSVADMTTGTGININDGKNINFNLVYSGHGTYAAGAATPTNTAPPAANTWYWAANSSDSGMTVTSPLPPANKVTFTQNGGYSTGGGNLPLSFTNGANSSTLTVDMTGLTQFSSATSVTSDANGYSDGKLNNTVIDSNGVIVGKFTNGQERNLGQVVTMMCDNPGGLTKVGDNLYSESSNSGKMDVLKDSTMTVGALEMSNVDLSSEFSNMIITERGFQANSKIITVADEMLQDLTNLKR, via the coding sequence ATGATGCGTTCTTTATTTTCCGCTGTTTCCGGATTGAAAAATCACCAAACCCGTATGGATGTTATCGGCAATAATATTGCCAATGTTAATACAATTGGTTTTAAAGGCAGCCGGGTTACTTTTCAGGATACTTTGAGCCAAACATTGCAAGGAGCTTCAGGTGGGAGCGCCACCACCGGCGGCTCGAATCCGATGCAGATTGGTCTCGGCATGGGTGTTGCTAGTGTCGATACCGTGTTTACTCCCGGCAGCCCGCAGCCAACAGGCAATCCAACGGATTTATGCTTAAACGGGCAGGGCTTTTTTGCGATTCAGAATGGTAGGGATACATATTACACTCGTGCAGGCAATTTCAACTTTGATACTTCGGGTAATTTTGTTGTTCCTGGTACAGGTGAACATGTAATGGGGTATTTGGGGAATGTCGATACCGGAGTTATTGATAGGTCAGCAATTGTGCCGATTAAAATACCGACTTCGGCGACTGTTCCTGCCAAGGCAACCGATGCGCTGACCATTAAAGCTAATTTATCGGACAAGGATGCAGTCGGTACCCGTGAATTTGCGACAACGAAAGAAGTGTACGACGCTAAGGGCAATGCCTATTCGGTTGACACGGTTTTTGCTAAACCCATGATCACCAGTGCGGTGCAATTTAACGGCGCGACTTTGGATAACACTTCGACTACTCCATCCAGCCAGCAAATTTATGTTGGTGATAAAAATGGAGTATTGCATGCATTGACGATTGAAGTCACGCCGAACCCTGCCGCATCGCCGCAAACCTGGGATGTAGCGGTGAAAGAGAATGGTGCGACACTTACTACGTTGACTGGACAAACATTAGCGCAAATGAACAGTACGGGTTTGGGTATTAAAGCGGGAGACCTTGATTTTACATTAACTTATCCTGGGGCCGGTGTTGGCAGCTACAAAGCAGGTACTGTGGCCTATACCGATGCGGAACCGATAAAGACAACTTCAGTTTCCGATAGTACTACGCTTGATGATACTCTCAGTAGCACTCACAATGAAACAATTAAGGTTCTCGACGATCGAGGAGTAACAAGAAACTTGAATGTTACAATTGCTACAGCTACGGGACCTACCTGGAATATTACAGTGAAAGATGAAAAAGGGGCCACGATAACGACCTTAAACAGTCAGAGTGTAGCCGACATGACCACAGGTACTGGTATAAATATTAACGATGGCAAGAATATCAACTTTAATCTCGTGTATTCCGGGCACGGAACGTATGCAGCCGGTGCCGCGACTCCAACCAATACGGCACCGCCCGCTGCAAATACTTGGTACTGGGCAGCCAATAGTTCTGATTCGGGAATGACAGTTACCAGTCCGCTTCCTCCGGCCAATAAGGTTACCTTTACCCAGAATGGGGGTTATTCCACTGGTGGCGGGAATCTGCCGCTTTCCTTTACCAATGGCGCAAACAGTTCGACTCTGACTGTGGATATGACCGGATTAACCCAGTTCTCATCTGCTACCTCGGTTACCAGTGACGCTAATGGCTATAGCGATGGCAAATTGAATAATACGGTGATTGATTCAAATGGGGTAATCGTTGGCAAATTTACCAATGGCCAGGAGCGGAATCTGGGTCAGGTTGTTACTATGATGTGCGATAATCCGGGAGGTTTGACAAAAGTCGGCGATAATTTATATAGCGAGTCCAGCAATTCCGGGAAAATGGATGTTCTAAAAGATTCAACCATGACCGTGGGTGCTTTGGAAATGTCGAATGTGGATTTGTCGTCAGAATTCAGTAATATGATTATTACTGAACGGGGATTCCAGGCAAATTCGAAGATTATTACGGTTGCTGATGAGATGCTGCAGGATTTGACGAATCTGAAACGGTAA
- a CDS encoding TIGR02530 family flagellar biosynthesis protein — protein MAGNRIYYPQQPVFPLQKSSSINQPDKSAKSQVANGLAFAQVLQQEISGVQFSQHALQRLESRNIQFDQAELNKLNVAVEKAAQKGARESLVLMNNNLALVVSVKNKTVITAMDGASMKNNVFTNIDSAVIV, from the coding sequence ATGGCTGGTAATCGCATTTATTATCCCCAGCAGCCGGTTTTTCCCTTACAGAAATCCAGCAGCATCAATCAACCGGATAAATCAGCCAAATCCCAAGTCGCCAACGGACTGGCCTTTGCTCAAGTCCTTCAGCAGGAAATCAGCGGCGTTCAGTTTTCTCAGCATGCGTTGCAGCGGTTGGAGAGCCGTAACATTCAGTTTGATCAGGCGGAACTCAATAAGCTGAATGTTGCAGTTGAAAAAGCGGCACAAAAGGGCGCCAGGGAATCCTTGGTGCTGATGAATAACAACTTGGCGTTAGTGGTGAGCGTCAAAAACAAAACCGTGATTACCGCGATGGATGGAGCCAGTATGAAGAATAATGTTTTTACCAATATTGACAGTGCTGTAATTGTTTAG
- a CDS encoding flagellar hook capping FlgD N-terminal domain-containing protein — protein sequence MSDISVQSNSGTSAAPKVTNKQSTLGKDDFLKLLVTQMQYQDPLKPMDDTQFVSQMAQFTSLEQMQNMNSSMISTQANSMIGKQITWNGSDGQVYYGVVSAVKVTNGTPSLMVGDLDKAAISVDLSQVIMVENAPTPTPPKGS from the coding sequence ATGTCAGACATTTCTGTACAGTCGAATTCCGGGACTTCAGCGGCCCCAAAAGTCACAAATAAACAATCTACCCTTGGTAAGGATGATTTTCTAAAGCTTTTGGTTACCCAGATGCAGTACCAGGATCCGCTGAAACCAATGGATGATACCCAGTTTGTTTCACAAATGGCACAGTTCACCAGCTTGGAGCAGATGCAAAATATGAATTCTTCCATGATTTCAACCCAAGCCAACAGTATGATCGGTAAACAGATTACCTGGAACGGGAGTGACGGGCAAGTATATTATGGCGTTGTTTCGGCTGTTAAAGTGACCAATGGAACACCTTCGCTAATGGTTGGTGATTTGGATAAGGCAGCGATTAGCGTCGATTTATCCCAAGTCATAATGGTTGAGAATGCGCCTACTCCTACCCCGCCGAAAGGAAGCTGA
- a CDS encoding flagellar hook-length control protein FliK, which translates to MNAMAAMIPIKIQTSKTALSDKGSGFQSTEEAAKTDQSFAGILSAARESSPTAKNSSAKGKANSDDSKEQADSPEQDEKDKKLLVDGKGSVSSALLGTAPIIGGSLSGAIPQVSTVGAGEKKTVIQTTAAVNGQLKSPARGIVELLPTMRQGKNAASPEGKNSIVGQQLIAMDRAVVSDSAVSQQQPQATGNAQISTVSQQQPQASGNAQIPTVSQQQPQATGNAQISTVSQQQPQATGNNDPSIPFQLVKQEAAILPKAALTTQQFDVTQAQPTEVIGGNQDLVVSAVAANGEQKESAAGQKQTVVDQKENQPGHAHVLSVSMATGSNATLAKDDDLKNSIFNEASTVIVKNSTNANDTAYQDGGQLTGQKEHLPGQNTDSLSDSNSASTTAFQGLLDQQNITGKIAMQSANPSQPDQNSVHDPYDITSQIVQQAHLLKNGHNSEMIIQLKPEHLGELTLKVAVENGTVSTTFHSGNAEVRSMLESAIPQLKQEMADQGIKIDYVGVSAQLGQSFSDGSRENFQQQPTMKSQNKRQPVSEEFIQAVEAAGSPQSSAAASGVDYRI; encoded by the coding sequence ATGAATGCGATGGCGGCTATGATTCCAATAAAAATTCAGACTTCGAAAACAGCATTATCTGACAAAGGTTCTGGTTTCCAATCTACGGAAGAAGCTGCTAAAACCGATCAAAGTTTTGCCGGCATTTTGAGTGCTGCCAGGGAATCATCACCGACGGCAAAGAATTCTTCAGCTAAAGGGAAAGCGAATTCGGATGATTCTAAAGAGCAGGCTGATTCACCGGAACAGGACGAAAAAGACAAAAAGCTGTTAGTGGATGGCAAGGGTTCCGTTTCCAGCGCTTTATTGGGTACCGCACCGATAATAGGGGGTTCCTTATCGGGGGCAATACCGCAAGTCTCAACAGTTGGTGCTGGTGAGAAAAAAACTGTAATTCAAACTACTGCCGCTGTGAATGGACAACTTAAATCTCCTGCTAGGGGGATTGTAGAGTTGTTACCGACGATGCGGCAGGGTAAAAATGCAGCATCGCCTGAAGGGAAAAACAGTATAGTCGGACAACAACTTATTGCAATGGACAGGGCAGTGGTTTCTGATTCAGCAGTGAGTCAGCAGCAACCCCAGGCAACCGGTAATGCTCAGATATCGACAGTGAGTCAACAGCAACCCCAGGCGTCCGGTAATGCTCAGATACCGACAGTGAGTCAGCAGCAACCCCAGGCGACCGGTAATGCTCAGATATCGACAGTGAGTCAGCAGCAACCCCAGGCGACCGGTAACAATGATCCCTCAATACCTTTTCAATTGGTAAAGCAAGAGGCTGCGATTTTGCCCAAAGCTGCTTTGACGACACAACAATTCGATGTCACACAAGCGCAGCCAACGGAAGTAATTGGCGGCAATCAGGATTTAGTTGTATCAGCTGTTGCAGCCAATGGCGAACAGAAGGAATCAGCTGCTGGACAAAAGCAGACGGTTGTTGACCAAAAAGAAAATCAGCCTGGGCATGCTCACGTACTCTCTGTTAGCATGGCAACTGGCAGTAATGCTACTTTAGCGAAAGATGACGATTTGAAAAATTCTATTTTTAATGAGGCATCTACTGTAATAGTTAAAAATAGTACAAATGCCAATGATACTGCTTATCAGGACGGAGGTCAGCTTACCGGTCAGAAGGAACATTTGCCAGGGCAGAATACGGATTCTTTGTCTGATAGCAATTCCGCATCGACTACTGCGTTTCAGGGCTTGCTCGATCAGCAGAATATTACCGGCAAAATTGCGATGCAGTCGGCCAATCCAAGTCAGCCCGATCAAAATTCCGTTCATGATCCTTACGATATCACATCACAGATCGTTCAGCAGGCTCATTTGCTAAAGAATGGTCACAATTCTGAAATGATTATCCAACTAAAGCCGGAACACCTGGGAGAATTGACCCTTAAAGTGGCAGTAGAAAATGGCACAGTCAGTACTACCTTTCATTCCGGCAATGCGGAAGTGCGCAGCATGTTGGAATCTGCCATACCCCAGTTAAAACAAGAAATGGCGGATCAGGGAATTAAAATTGATTATGTAGGAGTATCGGCCCAGCTGGGACAATCTTTTTCCGACGGTTCGCGGGAAAATTTTCAGCAACAGCCGACAATGAAAAGTCAAAACAAGCGACAGCCGGTTAGCGAAGAGTTTATTCAGGCGGTGGAGGCGGCGGGCAGTCCACAATCCTCAGCCGCAGCATCAGGTGTAGATTACCGTATATAG
- a CDS encoding lytic transglycosylase domain-containing protein: MTQVIQRIHTIEQRFSRSIGSSSSNSSGNFPQALAGAQGQAITSSSVSTAANDSDIKKMLYLAAKKYGVDPKLALAVATAESNLSPDAVSSAGAVGVMQLMPSTAQSLGVRNIRDPRENIDGGVQYLGQLLTEFNGDMTKAVAAYNAGPQAVKNYGGVPPYSETQSYVAKVLSLYNQ, encoded by the coding sequence ATGACACAAGTAATACAGCGGATTCATACTATTGAGCAGCGCTTTTCACGCTCAATAGGATCCAGCAGCAGTAACTCCAGCGGCAATTTTCCCCAGGCTTTGGCGGGAGCACAGGGACAAGCTATTACTTCAAGTTCAGTTTCTACCGCGGCTAACGATAGTGATATTAAAAAAATGCTTTATTTAGCGGCAAAAAAATATGGTGTGGATCCCAAGCTGGCGTTGGCCGTGGCTACGGCAGAGTCCAATTTGTCTCCCGATGCGGTTTCTTCTGCCGGTGCGGTAGGAGTTATGCAGCTTATGCCGTCAACTGCCCAATCTCTGGGTGTCCGCAATATTCGGGATCCCCGGGAAAACATCGACGGGGGAGTACAATATCTGGGACAGCTTCTGACTGAGTTTAATGGGGATATGACTAAAGCGGTCGCCGCTTATAACGCCGGGCCGCAGGCTGTAAAAAATTACGGCGGAGTTCCGCCCTATTCGGAAACCCAGTCGTATGTGGCAAAGGTGCTGTCCTTATATAATCAATAG
- the fliJ gene encoding flagellar export protein FliJ, protein MQRFTFRLEALLNFRKMKKEQAQSQFAMATLQYHKEVKVLTKFEEELSQYQKLFCQRQCQKVTVELFKSFHNYIDKINKDILRQKDFVAAAEKNRQECLQIFEEAAKNCEAVEKLREKRFQQYQITVLQEEQKCLDEIGAQQYARKTGSGD, encoded by the coding sequence ATGCAGCGTTTTACTTTCCGTTTAGAAGCATTGCTTAATTTTCGCAAAATGAAAAAAGAGCAGGCTCAGTCCCAGTTTGCTATGGCAACTTTGCAATATCATAAAGAGGTTAAGGTTCTTACTAAATTTGAAGAAGAATTGTCGCAATATCAAAAGCTTTTTTGCCAGCGCCAGTGTCAGAAAGTCACGGTTGAATTATTTAAGAGCTTTCACAATTATATCGATAAAATAAATAAGGACATTTTGCGGCAAAAGGATTTTGTTGCCGCAGCGGAAAAGAATCGCCAGGAATGTCTTCAAATTTTCGAAGAAGCGGCGAAAAACTGTGAGGCCGTAGAAAAGTTACGGGAAAAACGGTTTCAGCAATATCAAATCACAGTTTTACAGGAAGAACAGAAATGTCTTGATGAAATTGGCGCTCAGCAATATGCGCGAAAAACAGGGTCAGGTGATTAG